The following are encoded in a window of Vespula pensylvanica isolate Volc-1 chromosome 2, ASM1446617v1, whole genome shotgun sequence genomic DNA:
- the LOC122627204 gene encoding putative odorant receptor 85d gives MVSGNFDIERLSNTINPLGLHMTGFIKWIYCISKGKEISRIVADLNRCYLLSKKTRISKTGCDFSKTEMETVYKDSRIWQYLWTTFCVYGILHWCFNALIQKYYGQMNNLNTNDSNANIDYDSLPYITWQPWDIGTDKGYAYSFIIQLIGALTSTVGAACYDSLHICILMVICGQLRCLYFSLIEIDTIVDVRTIEELERKLRCCVDHHRAVLKISKDLGSFGNLPMFVQCLENIIIICLLSFEMSVIEIKTDSESMTKLLSLLEYFSALSVQLYIFCFYSTRIYSLGLQIADAVYACNWEITIYDKIESTTKDKQLIMKVKHLILLLSLRAQKPIIMTGGPFYVLSLETFKSIMSFAVSNAVILRQLSEN, from the exons ATGGTGTCGGGTAACTTCGATATCGAGCGACTTTCGAATACTATCAATCCTTTGGGTCTTCATATGACCGGTTTCATCAAATGGATTTATTGTATAAGCAAGGGCAAAGAAATTAGTAGGATCGTTGCTGATTTAAACCGATGTTACTTACTTTCGAAGAAAACTAGAATTAGTAAGAcag GATGTGATTTTTCTAAAACAGAAATGGAAACGGTATATAAAGATTCAAGGATATGGCAATATTTGTGGACAACGTTTTGCGTTTACGGAATACTTCACTGGTGTTTCAATGCgcttattcaaaaatattatggTCAGATGAACAATTTGAATACAAATGATAGTAACGCCAACATTGATTACGATTCATTACCATATATAACATGGCAACCATGGGATATCGGAACTGATAAGGGTTAtgcttattcatttattattcaattgatTGGTGCATTAACCTCGACTGTTGGTGCAGCTTGTTACGATAGCTtgcatatttgtattttaatggTAATTTGTGGACAATTGCGATGCTTATACTTTTCATTGATCGAAATTGATACTATCGTCGATGTAAG AACAATCGAAGAACTCGAAAGGAAATTACGTTGTTGCGTCGATCATCATAGAGCTGTGTTAAA aatATCCAAGGATCTGGGATCTTTTGGGAATTTACCAATGTTTGTACAGtgcttagaaaatataatcatcATTTGCTTGTTATCTTTTGAAATGTCGGTCATTGAAATTAAG aCGGACTCGGAATCAATGACGAAATTACTAAGtttattggaatatttttcaGCATTGTCAGTGCAATTATACatcttttgcttttattctACCAGAATTTACTCGTTG GGTTTACAAATCGCCGATGCTGTCTATGCATGTAACTGGGAAATAacaatatatgataaaatagaaagcaCAACAAAAGACAAGcaattaataatgaaagtaaaacatttgatactattattatcattgcgTGCTCAGAAGCCTATTATAATGACTGGCGGTCCATTCTATGTATTATCCTTGGAGACTTTTAAATCA aTAATGAGTTTTGCAGTTTCGAATGCGGTAATACTTCGACAATTATCTgaaaattaa